Proteins encoded by one window of Xiphias gladius isolate SHS-SW01 ecotype Sanya breed wild chromosome 15, ASM1685928v1, whole genome shotgun sequence:
- the wbp1lb gene encoding WW domain binding protein 1-like b isoform X2 → MRGVCPALKMGLFLHAVGSVTPTESAVDRSLLHCEGVNNQSYICESGHCCGESQCCSYYYELWWFWLVWAIIFILSCCCVCHHRRTKHRLQQQQRQHEINLIAYREAHNYPSVPFYFRFLPNYLLPDYEEVVNRPPTPPPPYSALHTGSSSVVSSPLASEQQEGHCPTIQPTPVPQVSDSLCCRPSIEEPQPPSLDFRPKPDSKPMQTAQDSGMILRSDGHNREGLTSQEKRSGSGEESCKDPLLKDLTEDKDRLPNGRRRRFTGDSGIEVCVCGTRGSSSCSGAGGKGQDGKELRELESLLGCEGDGNEEEGEEAGDFCDSCGHQASFSMEEEQALGELERRAACGPSGPPLPVPQIGSNSLHPPVCLLLHTINEQEGPHHSTSTEPQG, encoded by the exons ATGAGGGGCGTATGTCCGGCTCTCAAAATGGGATTGTTTTTGCACGCCGTTGGCTCTGTTACCCCCACCGAGTCCGCAGTAGACAGG AGCCTACTGCACTGTGAAGGTGTTAACAACCAGAGCTACATCTGTGAGTCTGGACACTGCTGTGGAGAGTCTCAGTGCTGCAGCTACTACTACGAGCTCTGGT GGTTTTGGTTGGTGTGGGCAATCAtcttcattttgagctgctgctgtgtgtgccaCCATCGCCGCACCAAGCACCggctgcagcagcaacaacGGCAGCACGAGATCAACCTCATAGCTTACCGTGAAGCACATAACTACCCTTCTGTGCCCTTCTACTTCA GGTTTCTGCCAAACTACCTCCTGCCTGACTACGAGGAGGTGGTCAACCGGCCACCTACTCCTCCCCCTCCCTATAGTGCCTTACACACAGGCTCATCCTCAGTGGTTTCTAGTCCACTGGCCTCTGAGCAGCAGGAGGGACACTGTCCAACCATCCAGCCCACTCCAGTGCCCCAAGTCTCTGACAGTCTGTGTTGCAGACCCAGCATAGAAGAGCCACAACCTCCCAGTTTAGACTTTAGGCCAAAGCCTGACAGCAAGCCCATGCAGACAGCACAAGATTCAGGCATGATACTGCGGTCAGATGGGCACAATAGGGAGGGACTCACCAGCCAGGAGAAAAGAAGCGGAAGTGGGGAAGAGTCCTGCAAGGACCCCCTGCTGAAGGACCTGACAGAGGACAAAGATCGACTCCCCAATGGTAGGAGGAGACGTTTCACAGGGGATTCTGGtattgaggtgtgtgtgtgcggcacACGTGGGAGCAGCAGTTGTAGTGGAGCAGGAGGGAAAGGCCAGGACGGCAAGGAGTTGAGGGAGCTAGAGAGCCTGCTGGGGTGCGAGGGAGATGGCAacgaggaggagggggaagaggcGGGCGACTTCTGCGACAGCTGCGGTCATCAGGCCTCCTTCAGCATGGAGGAGGAGCAGGCGCTGGGCGAGCTAGAGAGGCGGGCTGCATGCGGGCCTTCAGGACCTCCTCTGCCCGTTCCTCAGATAGGCAGCAACTCACTCCACCCTCCTGtgtgcctcctcctccacaccaTCAACGAGCAGGAGGGGCCGCACCACAGCACCAGCACTGAGCCGCAGGGCTGA
- the wbp1lb gene encoding WW domain binding protein 1-like b isoform X1 — MFESSLTFFFYGIMTQEVEGTCLGFFGNRIIMPLNLGPALSLLHCEGVNNQSYICESGHCCGESQCCSYYYELWWFWLVWAIIFILSCCCVCHHRRTKHRLQQQQRQHEINLIAYREAHNYPSVPFYFRFLPNYLLPDYEEVVNRPPTPPPPYSALHTGSSSVVSSPLASEQQEGHCPTIQPTPVPQVSDSLCCRPSIEEPQPPSLDFRPKPDSKPMQTAQDSGMILRSDGHNREGLTSQEKRSGSGEESCKDPLLKDLTEDKDRLPNGRRRRFTGDSGIEVCVCGTRGSSSCSGAGGKGQDGKELRELESLLGCEGDGNEEEGEEAGDFCDSCGHQASFSMEEEQALGELERRAACGPSGPPLPVPQIGSNSLHPPVCLLLHTINEQEGPHHSTSTEPQG, encoded by the exons atGTTTGAGAgctctttgacttttttcttctaTGGGATAATGACCCAAGAGGTGGAGGGGACTTGTCTGGGATTTTTTGGCAACCGGATCATCATGCCTCTCAATCTGGGACCTGCACTG AGCCTACTGCACTGTGAAGGTGTTAACAACCAGAGCTACATCTGTGAGTCTGGACACTGCTGTGGAGAGTCTCAGTGCTGCAGCTACTACTACGAGCTCTGGT GGTTTTGGTTGGTGTGGGCAATCAtcttcattttgagctgctgctgtgtgtgccaCCATCGCCGCACCAAGCACCggctgcagcagcaacaacGGCAGCACGAGATCAACCTCATAGCTTACCGTGAAGCACATAACTACCCTTCTGTGCCCTTCTACTTCA GGTTTCTGCCAAACTACCTCCTGCCTGACTACGAGGAGGTGGTCAACCGGCCACCTACTCCTCCCCCTCCCTATAGTGCCTTACACACAGGCTCATCCTCAGTGGTTTCTAGTCCACTGGCCTCTGAGCAGCAGGAGGGACACTGTCCAACCATCCAGCCCACTCCAGTGCCCCAAGTCTCTGACAGTCTGTGTTGCAGACCCAGCATAGAAGAGCCACAACCTCCCAGTTTAGACTTTAGGCCAAAGCCTGACAGCAAGCCCATGCAGACAGCACAAGATTCAGGCATGATACTGCGGTCAGATGGGCACAATAGGGAGGGACTCACCAGCCAGGAGAAAAGAAGCGGAAGTGGGGAAGAGTCCTGCAAGGACCCCCTGCTGAAGGACCTGACAGAGGACAAAGATCGACTCCCCAATGGTAGGAGGAGACGTTTCACAGGGGATTCTGGtattgaggtgtgtgtgtgcggcacACGTGGGAGCAGCAGTTGTAGTGGAGCAGGAGGGAAAGGCCAGGACGGCAAGGAGTTGAGGGAGCTAGAGAGCCTGCTGGGGTGCGAGGGAGATGGCAacgaggaggagggggaagaggcGGGCGACTTCTGCGACAGCTGCGGTCATCAGGCCTCCTTCAGCATGGAGGAGGAGCAGGCGCTGGGCGAGCTAGAGAGGCGGGCTGCATGCGGGCCTTCAGGACCTCCTCTGCCCGTTCCTCAGATAGGCAGCAACTCACTCCACCCTCCTGtgtgcctcctcctccacaccaTCAACGAGCAGGAGGGGCCGCACCACAGCACCAGCACTGAGCCGCAGGGCTGA
- the as3mt gene encoding arsenite methyltransferase isoform X2, with amino-acid sequence MAEEKSVRAKGYVDSAVHVDVKDYYGKVLKNTSDLKSNACVAPAQPIPALIRQALKKVHPEVTARYYGCGLVVPECLEGCRILDLGSGSGRDCYMLSQLVGEKGHVTGIDMTEDQLEVARTYVDYHMQQFGYKKPNVSFVQGYIEALTEAGLEKSSFDIIISNCVVNLSPDKKRVLAEAYSVLKDGGELYFSDVYSSGRLTEEMKNHKVLWGECLGGALWWQDLLRLAEEVGFSPPRLVTANVITVGNKDLQDILGNFKFVSATYRLFKVPKGNTKPCQLIYNGNITGVEDSFQFDCQYTFKVGEVVEVDGQVTSILTLSRFEEDFTFQPPGGPSGPCAVKPKAGIVDPFELALRLERQGPGSATGGCCGTRSAACCK; translated from the exons ATGGCCGAAGAAAAGAG TGTACGTGCAAAAGGCTACGTTGACAGCGCCGTTCACGTGGACGTCAAG GATTACTATGGCAAGGTGCTGAAGAACACCTCAGACCTGAAGAGCAACGCCTGCGTGGCTCCAGCCCAGCCCATCCCTGCCCTCATCCGCCAGGCTCTGAAGAAAGTGCACCCCGAAGTCACTGCCAG GTACTATGGCTGTGGTCTGGTGGTGCCAGAGTGTCTGGAGGGCTGCAGGATACTGGATCTGGGCAGTGGCAGTGGGAGGGACTGCTACATGCTGAGTCAGCTGGTGGGCGAGAAGGGCCATGTCACCGGCATCGACATGACGGAGGACCAG CTTGAAGTGGCCAGGACATATGTAGACTACCACATGCAACAGTTTGGCTACAAGAAGCCCAATGTCAGTTTTGTCCAAGGCTACATTGAGGCCCTAACGGAGGCGGGTCTGGAAAAGAGCTCATTTGATATCATCAT TTCCAACTGTGTGGTGAATCTCTCTCCGGACAAGAAGCGTGTCTTGGCTGAAGCCTACAGTGTACTCAAG GATGGTGGTGAGCTGTACTTCAGTGACGTCTACAGCAGCGGAAGACtaacagaggaaatgaaaaatcacaaaGTGCTATGGG GCGAGTGTCTTGGCGGAGCGCTCTGGTGGCAGGATCTGCTGCGATTGGCCGAAGAAGTTGGCTTCAGTCCCCCACGGCTGGTTACAGCCAATGTCATCACTGTTGGCAACAAAGATCTGCAGGACATTCTGG GTAACTTCAAGTTTGTCTCTGCCACGTACCGCCTGTTTAAAGTCCCTAAAGGGAACACCAAGCCCTGTCAGCTCATATATAACGGGAACATTACTGGAGTAGAGGACAGCTTCCAGTTTGACTGTCAGTACACATTCAAG GTCGGTGAAGTGGTGGAGGTGGATGGACAGGTGACGAGCATCCTGACCCTCTCCAGATTTGAGGAGGACTTCACCTTCCAGCCACCTGGAGGCCCCAGTGGGCCCTGTGCAGTCAAACCCAAG GCAGGCATCGTGGATCCTTTCGAGTTGGCCCTTCGGCTGGAGAGACAAGGTCCGGGTTCGGCCACAGGGGGGTGCTGCGGCACACGGTCTGCGGCCTGCTGCAAGTGA
- the as3mt gene encoding arsenite methyltransferase isoform X1, which yields MAEEKSVRAKGYVDSAVHVDVKDYYGKVLKNTSDLKSNACVAPAQPIPALIRQALKKVHPEVTARYYGCGLVVPECLEGCRILDLGSGSGRDCYMLSQLVGEKGHVTGIDMTEDQLEVARTYVDYHMQQFGYKKPNVSFVQGYIEALTEAGLEKSSFDIIISNCVVNLSPDKKRVLAEAYSVLKDGGELYFSDVYSSGRLTEEMKNHKVLWGECLGGALWWQDLLRLAEEVGFSPPRLVTANVITVGNKDLQDILGLAEEGAELLYARLPSFMNQYCPPVADATKLTGNFKFVSATYRLFKVPKGNTKPCQLIYNGNITGVEDSFQFDCQYTFKVGEVVEVDGQVTSILTLSRFEEDFTFQPPGGPSGPCAVKPKAGIVDPFELALRLERQGPGSATGGCCGTRSAACCK from the exons ATGGCCGAAGAAAAGAG TGTACGTGCAAAAGGCTACGTTGACAGCGCCGTTCACGTGGACGTCAAG GATTACTATGGCAAGGTGCTGAAGAACACCTCAGACCTGAAGAGCAACGCCTGCGTGGCTCCAGCCCAGCCCATCCCTGCCCTCATCCGCCAGGCTCTGAAGAAAGTGCACCCCGAAGTCACTGCCAG GTACTATGGCTGTGGTCTGGTGGTGCCAGAGTGTCTGGAGGGCTGCAGGATACTGGATCTGGGCAGTGGCAGTGGGAGGGACTGCTACATGCTGAGTCAGCTGGTGGGCGAGAAGGGCCATGTCACCGGCATCGACATGACGGAGGACCAG CTTGAAGTGGCCAGGACATATGTAGACTACCACATGCAACAGTTTGGCTACAAGAAGCCCAATGTCAGTTTTGTCCAAGGCTACATTGAGGCCCTAACGGAGGCGGGTCTGGAAAAGAGCTCATTTGATATCATCAT TTCCAACTGTGTGGTGAATCTCTCTCCGGACAAGAAGCGTGTCTTGGCTGAAGCCTACAGTGTACTCAAG GATGGTGGTGAGCTGTACTTCAGTGACGTCTACAGCAGCGGAAGACtaacagaggaaatgaaaaatcacaaaGTGCTATGGG GCGAGTGTCTTGGCGGAGCGCTCTGGTGGCAGGATCTGCTGCGATTGGCCGAAGAAGTTGGCTTCAGTCCCCCACGGCTGGTTACAGCCAATGTCATCACTGTTGGCAACAAAGATCTGCAGGACATTCTGGGTTTG GCTGAAGAGGGAGCAGAATTACTGTATGCGAGGTTACCAAGCTTCATGAACCAATATTGTCCCCCCGTGGCAGATGCAACAAAGCTAACAG GTAACTTCAAGTTTGTCTCTGCCACGTACCGCCTGTTTAAAGTCCCTAAAGGGAACACCAAGCCCTGTCAGCTCATATATAACGGGAACATTACTGGAGTAGAGGACAGCTTCCAGTTTGACTGTCAGTACACATTCAAG GTCGGTGAAGTGGTGGAGGTGGATGGACAGGTGACGAGCATCCTGACCCTCTCCAGATTTGAGGAGGACTTCACCTTCCAGCCACCTGGAGGCCCCAGTGGGCCCTGTGCAGTCAAACCCAAG GCAGGCATCGTGGATCCTTTCGAGTTGGCCCTTCGGCTGGAGAGACAAGGTCCGGGTTCGGCCACAGGGGGGTGCTGCGGCACACGGTCTGCGGCCTGCTGCAAGTGA